TCTCTTATAATCTCTTTTTGAATAGATTGGCATTCAAGTACTTTTGCATGACTCCAATCTAAAATGGCCACTTCATCTTTTCTAAACATTCCTTGACCAGAGCAGGGCGCATCTATAATCACCTTATCAAAATACCCATTAAATGTCTTTTTTAAGCTATTAGAATCAGTATTTGTTATAATACAATTTCTTGCTCCAAATCGTTCTAAGTTTTCTCCTAAAGCTTTAATTCTACTTGCATTAATTTCATTAGAAACCAATAAACCTGTGTCGTTTAATTCAGATAATATATATGTAGACTTACCACCAGGTGCTGCACACATATCAAGTACCTTATCTCCTTCTTTAATATCTGCTTTTGGTATTACACTCATTGCAGAAGGCTCTTGTAAATAATATGCTCCAGACTCATGTAATGGATTTCTACCAGGTCTATTGACTTTATCATCATAATAAAAACCTTCATCTGCCCATGGTATCTGATATAAATCAAATAAATCTAAATTCAACAGTTTTTGTTTGTCAATTTTTAATGTATTTATTCTAAGACCAGTAGTCTTTTCTTCATCATAACTTTTTATAAAATCATCATATTCATCTTGTAGTATTTCTCTAATATCTTCTAAAAATTCTTTTGGTAAATTTGCCAAATTTATAATCCCCCTTTTTATCTGCTTTACTTGTTTGTCATTTATTTTCTTTTCTTTTTCTTTAAGTTTCCAAAAAACACTTTTTTAGAGTTATTCATATATTTTTCAAGTTTATCTAAATTTATCTTCCACAAAATTATTACATAAACTATAAATAATATAATAGCCCATCTATATTCTATCATCAATATAAAATCAAAAACTCCATGTAATAAAATCGGAATTAATACAGCCATAAATAAGTATTCACGTTTCTTAAATTCATTCGCCTCAAACTTATACTTAGAAATATAATATCCCATAGTAATAGCAAACATTACATGAGCTGGAATGGATATAACTGCTCTATTAATACCCACCTGTAGTGCTAAATTTCCACTTTCAGAGAAAACATAAACTATATTTTCAATTGTTGCAAACCCTAAAGATAAAAATACAGAATATATAATACCATCTAGTTTTTCAGTAAAATGCTTTTCTTTAATCAATGCAGGAATTAGTATTAAAGCTTTTACTCCCTCTTCCACAAGACCTGCAACTATAAATGATACATATAATAATTCTGAATACCCTTCAAACACATTAAATTTCATTAATAGATTTTCTAAAAGAATAATTATAACACTTAAAAAAGCACCTATCATAAAAAATTTAATTAAATGAATTAACGGTTCTCTACAATATTTATCTTTAGATCTTATCCAAAACATACCTATTAATATAGGTACTACTGCCAATAAAAATAAATCCAGCTTCATAGGTAATTTTCCTTTCAAAGTTTTTCATTTATTCATAATTTATAATTCATTCATGCTTTATAATTACTACTTATTTTTAGTTCATTTACGTTTTAAATATACGCTTACTTTTAATTTATTTTTTCTATATTCCGATTTTCTTTAAGTTTTTATTTTAAATTTTTCTACACTCAAATTTATACACTAAACTATTTACCATTAAATGAGTTAAAAACACTCAAAAAAATTTAAATTTATATCTATATTATTTAACAAATCTCAAGCTATATTCATATCTTGGAATATAAGGGAACTAAATTCATTTAAAGAAAGGGTGATTTGATGCAAGATGGTTTCTTAACAGTAAGTATAATTGATGCTACTAACAATAGACCCATTCAAAATGCAACAGTAAACATATATTCAATGTCTAATGGTAGCCAAAGTTCATCAACTTTATACCAAAACCTAATAAGTAATGAATCTGGTCAAGTGACTGGATTAGTATTACCCGCACCAGATGTAGATTACTCTCTACAACCATCTGAGGTTAGGCCTTACAGCCAGTATATAGTAGAAGCGATAGCAGATGGATATGAAACAGTTGTCATAGAAGGAACACAATTACTAGCTACAATTGAGGCGAGACAAGGAGTTCCTATGTTTCCTAGAACAAGAAGCAAGCGTTCCTTCTCAAGACAAAGCGAATTGATTTTTGATATAGGAGAACATACTTTATATGGTACTTATCCTCCTAAAATTCCAGAAAGTAACTTAAAACCTTTGCCACCACCTACTGGTTTCGTTGTATTAGATAACCCTGTAGTACCTGAATTTATAGTAGTTCATGATGGTTTGCCAGAAAATACATCAGCTGCAAATTATTGGATTCCATTTAAAGAGTATATTAAAAACATAGCTTCATCTGAAATATATTCAACTTGGCCTGAGCAGACAATTTATGCAAATGTAATAGCGATAATATCATTTACTTTAAATAGAGTCTTTACTGAATGGTACAGAAACAAAGGATATAATTTTACAATAACCTCATCAACAGCATATGACCATAAATTTATAAATAATAGAAATCTATTTGAACCAATTAATGTAGCTGTAGATGCTATATTTAATACATTTATAAAAAGACCTCCTACAGCAAGACAGCCATTATTAGCTCAATATTGTGATGGTCAAAAATCTCAATGTCCTGATCAAATGACTCAATGGGGTAGTAAAGACCTAGGTGACCAAGGATACGATTATGAAGCAATACTAAGATATTTCTATGGAGATGAAATAGTATTTGAAAAAGCTCCTGTAGTTAGTGGTGTACCAGTATCATTTCCTGGAACTACACTACAAGTTGGTTCTTCTGGACAATACGTTAGAACCATACAAAATCAGTTAAATGCTATATCTAATTCCTATCCAGCTATACCAAAAGTGAGAGAAGATGGCATATATGGCACAGATACAGAAAATGCTGTAAAAACGTTCCAAGGAATTTTTGGTTTACCTCAAACTGGAGTGGTTGACTTTAAGACATGGTATGAAATATCTAGGGTTTATGTAGCTACAACTAGAATAGCTTCTTTAAATCCTCTAATTTAGATTTTAACTAATCTATTAGCTCAACATAAAAAATGGCTGTTATAAACTAATATATCTTATAAGTTTTTTAACCTATAATTATAATAGTCTTAGCAGCCATTTTTTGTAGTTATAACTTATTATTTTAGAACCTTAAAACTCTTAAATGGGGGATTTTAAGCTTCTTAAAAACAGTAATTAATAATCTTAACTTAATAACTCTAACTTTATTAATAATCTTAATTTGTAGCTTTAGATTTATTGGCTAATGCTAAAATTAACCCTAGAGCTATAGATGCAAAAGCAGAAGCAATTACCCTATATTCAGCAGGGAATAAGAATACAATTGTATGACATGGTATCCAGAAAAATGGTATAGTTTTTAAAACACTAAAACCGAGATAGGCATTCCAGTCTACAACATTTACTACATCTTTAAGGGCTACCTTAACACCCTTTCCAACTTCGTATTTTTTGTCTATAAAGCAATCCATAACTTTATGGAATAAAAATACGGTTGGTGACATTAATATATTCATAGTTGCACTCTTAAATAGAGCATTTGCAAAAGCTATTCCTTCAAATGGAAGCATCCCATCTACTTGTGCTTGCCCTACACCTGATGAATAAATCGACATAGCATATGTTGTAACTAAACCTATAATTCCCCAAACTACAGCTCTGTAAAAAATTCCTACTGGTATTTTCCAGTCTTTATGCAAAATTCTAGCACCAAGTAAGTCTCCCATTGTTGCTAATACTGCAAACTTGAAAAAACCTCCAATATATGGATGTGCACCTGTTGCTGCCATAAATACTGCTCTACTACTTGGTATCACTAAAATAGCAATAAGACAAATAAGAACTCCACCCCATATAAAATCGCCTTTTTTCATATTATAAATACTATTTAATAATCTAAATAGTTCTCCTTCCTTTCAAGTATTTATTTCTTTCCTATCTATATATAAATATGTTTATTCAGTATTGCTTATTTAGGTATTCATTTTCCATATTTAAATTAATAAAATTTCATTTTTAAATAACTATTGTATATAGTTTTATTTTGTAATTATTTACCTAACCCTTTATATATTGTATTTATAATTAAATATTCCTAACCCTTTGTGTATTATATATCTACAATTAATCTTTCCTAACCCTTTGTGTATTATATCTACAATTAAATTTTCCTAACCCTTTTACATTATATAATTATCTTTTATGACTCTTTATGTAGTTTTTTATCTGTAATTTTTATTTTCTAAATATTCATTCCTTCTTTTAAAGCTTTTATATTAATTTCTATAAACTTAGGCTTAACCTGTTGTGATACTATCTTTTCCCAATCTATGTCATTTTCTAACTTTAAAGCCTTAATCAATGCTCCCAAAAGTACTACATTCATAACCTTCTCATTTCCAAGGCCTCTGGCAATATCAACTGCCTTTACTACTGTTACATCCACTTTTTCTTTAATATCATCTATTATGTTTTCAGGATAATCCACTCTACCTGTTAAAATTGGTGCGGAAGGCATTTCATAATCATTTACTACTAATTTGCCATCAGGTTTAAGAAAATCAAGATATCTTAAAGCTTCCATAGTCTCAAATGAAACTAATACGTCAACATCTCCTTTTCCAAGTATAGGAGAGTGTACTTTTTCTCCATATCTAACTTGTGTTGTTACACTTCCACCTCTTTGAGCCATACCATGAACTTCCGACATCTTAACATCATATCCAGCATCTATAAGCCCTGCAGAAAGTATTTTACTTGCTAAAACAGTACCTTGACCTCCTACTCCTGATAGCAATACATTTTTAACCTTTTTCATTATTTTTCACCAACCTTTTTTATAGCATTTACTGGACATACTTGTGCACATACTGTACAACCTACACATTGAGCTTGATTTATACTTGATTTCTTTTTAGACTTATCAAATCTCAAGGCAGGACATCCTGTTGTAAGACATTTCTTACATCCAATACATTTCTCATCATCTACGCTACAAATTGATGGTGTAAGGTCAAATCTTTTTTTATCATCTTCTGTAAATTTTTTTAATGCACATGGCCATCTAGTGATTATTACTGAAGGTTCATCAATTGATAAAGCCCAATTTAATGCTTCTTTAACGTCACCCAACATGTTAGGATTTACTACTTTTACATTTTTACAACCCAAAGCTTTTACTATAGTCTCAATGTCCATCATTTCAGTAACATCACCTTGCAATGAAAATCCAGTTCCAGGATTTTCTTGATGACCAGTCATTCCAGTAATTCTATTATCAAGAATACATGTTACAGTATTACTTTTGTTGTAGATTATATCTATGAGACCATTTATTCCTGTATGGAAGAATGTTGAATCTCCTATTGTAGATATAGTTCTCATGTTAATATTATTTTTAGTAAATATCTTTTGTGCTCCATGAGCTACACCTGGCCCTCCTCCCATGCATATACAAGTATCTTTAGCATTTAAAGGCTCTGCTCCTCCTAGACCATAACACCCTATATCTCCACTTATAAGTACATTTTTAACCTTTCCTAGCTCATAGAAAAATCCTCTGTGTGGACATCCTGCACATAGTGTTGGAGGTCTAGCAACTATTTTTTCATGGCTATACTCTATTAACTTTCTTTCCTCCCCTAAAATTGATTGTGCTATAATATCTGGATTTAACTCGCCTATATTAGGTATCTTTTCTTTTCCAATACATGGTATGTTATTTTCTTTAAGATGTTCTTCTATATAAGGTTCTAATTCTTCAATTACATAAATAGTTTCTACTTGTTCTGTAAAATCTCTTATTTTCTTTGTTGGAAGAGGATATGTAAATCCTAATTTTAAATACGATACAGTATCTCCAAACACATCTTTAGCATACTCATAAGAAGCTCCTGAAGTTATAACACCTATTTTCTTATCATTCCATTCTATAAAGTTTAAATCAGTTTCATTAGAAAACTCTTCAAGCTTTTTTAATCTATCTTCAAGTTTAATTCTCAATGCTCTTGAAGTTGCTGGAATAGCATCAAACTTAGAAAGATTTCTTTCATATGTCTTTACAATTGTTTCTTCTTTTTCACCTAACTCAACAAGTCCTTTACTATGACATACTCTCGTCACCATTCTAAATAAAACTGTTGTATCATATTTTTCACTTATCTCAACAGCAGCCTTTAGCATATCCTTACATTCTTGGCTGTTGCTTGGTTCTATCATAGCTATCTTTGCAAATTTAGCATAATGTCTATTATCTTGTTCATTTTGTGATGAGTGCATTCCAGGGTCATCTCCAGATACGATAATCATAGCACCATTTACTCCCATGTATGCATATGTAAATATTGGGTCTGCAGCAACATTTACTCCA
This sequence is a window from Clostridioides difficile. Protein-coding genes within it:
- a CDS encoding PrsW family intramembrane metalloprotease, with amino-acid sequence MKGKLPMKLDLFLLAVVPILIGMFWIRSKDKYCREPLIHLIKFFMIGAFLSVIIILLENLLMKFNVFEGYSELLYVSFIVAGLVEEGVKALILIPALIKEKHFTEKLDGIIYSVFLSLGFATIENIVYVFSESGNLALQVGINRAVISIPAHVMFAITMGYYISKYKFEANEFKKREYLFMAVLIPILLHGVFDFILMIEYRWAIILFIVYVIILWKINLDKLEKYMNNSKKVFFGNLKKKKRK
- the sleC gene encoding spore cortex-lytic germination protein SleC; this encodes MQDGFLTVSIIDATNNRPIQNATVNIYSMSNGSQSSSTLYQNLISNESGQVTGLVLPAPDVDYSLQPSEVRPYSQYIVEAIADGYETVVIEGTQLLATIEARQGVPMFPRTRSKRSFSRQSELIFDIGEHTLYGTYPPKIPESNLKPLPPPTGFVVLDNPVVPEFIVVHDGLPENTSAANYWIPFKEYIKNIASSEIYSTWPEQTIYANVIAIISFTLNRVFTEWYRNKGYNFTITSSTAYDHKFINNRNLFEPINVAVDAIFNTFIKRPPTARQPLLAQYCDGQKSQCPDQMTQWGSKDLGDQGYDYEAILRYFYGDEIVFEKAPVVSGVPVSFPGTTLQVGSSGQYVRTIQNQLNAISNSYPAIPKVREDGIYGTDTENAVKTFQGIFGLPQTGVVDFKTWYEISRVYVATTRIASLNPLI
- a CDS encoding indolepyruvate oxidoreductase subunit beta; its protein translation is MKKVKNVLLSGVGGQGTVLASKILSAGLIDAGYDVKMSEVHGMAQRGGSVTTQVRYGEKVHSPILGKGDVDVLVSFETMEALRYLDFLKPDGKLVVNDYEMPSAPILTGRVDYPENIIDDIKEKVDVTVVKAVDIARGLGNEKVMNVVLLGALIKALKLENDIDWEKIVSQQVKPKFIEINIKALKEGMNI
- the iorA gene encoding indolepyruvate ferredoxin oxidoreductase subunit alpha; this encodes MKQLLTGNEAVARGAYEAGISYAAAYPGTPSTEILENIALYKDDIIAEWAPNEKVAVESAIGASIAGGRALAAMKHVGVNVAADPIFTYAYMGVNGAMIIVSGDDPGMHSSQNEQDNRHYAKFAKIAMIEPSNSQECKDMLKAAVEISEKYDTTVLFRMVTRVCHSKGLVELGEKEETIVKTYERNLSKFDAIPATSRALRIKLEDRLKKLEEFSNETDLNFIEWNDKKIGVITSGASYEYAKDVFGDTVSYLKLGFTYPLPTKKIRDFTEQVETIYVIEELEPYIEEHLKENNIPCIGKEKIPNIGELNPDIIAQSILGEERKLIEYSHEKIVARPPTLCAGCPHRGFFYELGKVKNVLISGDIGCYGLGGAEPLNAKDTCICMGGGPGVAHGAQKIFTKNNINMRTISTIGDSTFFHTGINGLIDIIYNKSNTVTCILDNRITGMTGHQENPGTGFSLQGDVTEMMDIETIVKALGCKNVKVVNPNMLGDVKEALNWALSIDEPSVIITRWPCALKKFTEDDKKRFDLTPSICSVDDEKCIGCKKCLTTGCPALRFDKSKKKSSINQAQCVGCTVCAQVCPVNAIKKVGEK